CTTCTCTTTGCCGATGGCTTGCTCCTGCTACTGCTAGGAGCAAACGCAAAAAACTGCGGCCAAACTTTAGCGAGAGATTCTCATCAGAGGCTGGAAAAAGGATTAAAACATAAAGGCAGCGACATAAGCCATCCCTTTATATGCCATGGGCCATGGCCTGCTTTGATCTCACCAAATCACTTTGTGATGCTATCAGTTCAATGATCGGAAGATGCTAGTGGAGTCAGTCAAATTGATAAAGAGAACAAGGTCCATTGGATCGGATTGGAGAAACCAACAACACCAAAGAAAGATGGATGACTGGGTTTTAGAGACTTGTACTCTTCCAAATTTCCAGTCTAGCCATGTTGGCAAGCGTGGCACGAAAAAGTACACATAACTCTTACTCTCTATGTACTCAAGTCCTTTCAGCGCAAATCTTCGCAAACAAATAATGTAAGTTTATTTGTGCCAAGGGACATCACTAGAAGAGCCACCTCCCGAGAGGGTAAGAACCTCGTCACTTTAAGTGGTCTAATTGATAGATCGTTTTCTGAAATGTAAATCTGAAAGAGCCATATGGAGGGCAACGCTACTGGTAGATTGTGGGCTGAAACTAGTTAAATGCCCGATTTTACAAACAGGAAGATAATGGTATGACTACGAAATACGAAATGTTTCCTCCATGATGTAAGAAATCATGCAGCTGAAAGAGGATTTGATGGCATGAACGAAATAAGGCCAAACTGGGAGATAAAATCACATCACCTGATGAGGTTGTGTGTTCAGTTTAGCTGCATTTTCTGAAGATTCTCAAAAAAACTGCATTTTCTGAATACATGGAGCACTATCTAAAAGAGAACAAAAAAAAAACAGGTCTGGACTCCTCCTCCAAGTGATTTTTGAGGAAAAAAGACAGGTCTGGAGCGCTATCAAAAAAACATGGAGCTTTTGGGCTGGCGGATGGGGCTTCACCATTAAAAATGACCTAGGGACCGTGCAGGAGGTGGGAATTTGCTTTACTATTAAATGACTAAGGGCTTATGCCGATAGCAGGAGCTGGGAGTTTGGTGAACATAGTTCACCCTCTCCATGCTAAGGCGCAAAGGGGGTGTCAAAGAATGATCTTAGGGCACAGATGCAGCGGCTCCGAAGCAGGCTGTCACTAAGGATGCATATGCTCTTATCCTCCTTTTTTTGTGTGAATGGATGCtcttatccttgtaatcgtgtaaaATAGTACCCTCTCCGCTCACAAATATAAGATAGTTTTGGATATTTAGTATGAACTACATACAAACTGAAATGAGTAAACAAACACAGTAAAACATGTTTGTATACATCCGATTTAGGGAAAGTTAGATCATCTTATATTtgtaacagagggagtagtaacttgTAACCGTTATCATTGGCGGACCGTACCGCGGCAGTGCATGCTGAAATGCATATATGGGACAGAGAGATCCTTAAGGCGCCTCACAAACGTCTTAAAGATTTGAAGGCGGAGCTGGAAAATTTGCGGTTGGGCCCTCTCACTGACGAGTCGGCGGGCCAGCAAAGAATCTTGTAATTGAGATCGAGGAAAACCTAGAAAAGGAGGAATTTTATTGGGTTCAACGAAGCCGTGCAAACTGGCTGAAATTTGGAGATCGCAATACCAATTTTTTCAATAATTTCGCCACTGCACGGAAAAAAAGAAATCATATCCGATGGCTTATGAATGATAACGGTACATGGCTAGAAGATAATGAGTCTATGAGAAGTTTAATCTCAGATTACTTCCAGCATCTTTTTTCTTCAGAAGTTGGTTTACCTGACGACAGAGTCTTGAATAAAGTGAAACATTGTGTAACAGGATTACATGAATGAAACTCTTTTAGCACCTTACATAGCGGAGGAAGTGAAGAATGCTCTTTTTAGCATTGATGACTTAAAGGCCCCGGGGCCGGATGGGCTACATGCCATTTTCTATAAAAAGTCCTGGCCTATCCTAGGCGAGGACTTGATAAGGGAAGTGCTTCAGGCAGTAAACAGTGGTGTAATACCGGAGGGATGGAATCAGACCACTAGACCACTATCGTTCTTATACCCAAAGTTGACAATCTAGAGAAGGTAACCCGGTTTCGACCAATAAGTCTTTGCAATGTTGTCTATAAGGTAATGTCTAAAATGTTGGCAGCAAGACTGAAACTGTTATTGCCTGATATAATTAGTGAGATGCGGAGTGCCTTTGTCCCCGGTCGGATTATCACTGATAATGTTATTGTTGCTTATGAGTGTTTACACACAATGAAAAAAAAAAGACAGGAAAAGTGGGCACATGTGCGGTAAAACTGGATATGCACAAGGCGTACGACAGAGTTGAATGGGTCTTTTTGAAAGCAATCTTGGGGAAGCTTGGTTTTGGTCATAGATGGACTTGGCTGGTCATGGCGTGCGTCACTTCTGTTGAATACAAAGTACGGCTTAATTCTAATGAAACTTTACCGTTCTCCCCAACAAGAGGTCTTAGGCAGGGGGATCCCCTGTCTCCCTATCTATTTTTGCTCTGTGTCGAAGGCCTATCTGCGCTCATTACCTATGAGGAGGCGGCTGGTAATTTGAATGGTGTTCAGGTCTGTCGTGACTCTCCCAGAATTTCTCATTTATTGTTTGTTGATGATTCacttatattgatgaaagtagacGAGTTAAATGCCCAGACTTTGAGAACGATATTGGATGAGTATTGTTCGGCTTCCGGACAATTGGTAAGCGAGGCCAAATGCTCTATTTTTTTAGTCCCAATACGGATGTGGAGGTTAAAGCTGAGATATGTCAAATACTGAATATTATGAAGGAATCACTGTCGGATAAATATTTGGGGCTCCCCTCTATGATTGGTGTTGACCGGGTTAATTGTTTCAAACACTTAATAGAGAGGATCCAGAAATTGGTAAATGGATGGAAAGAGAGAACCCTCTCCTTTGGAGGTAAGGACGCCTTATTGAAAGCGGTGGCCCAAGCCATCCCTACGTACGCGATGAGTGTGTTTAAATTCCCGAAGAAAATTTGTAAGGGGATCACTGATGCAATGTCGCAGTATTGGTGGGGTGACGAGGATGACCAACGTAGGATGCATTGGTTTGCATGGTGGAAAATGTGTGTACCGAAGGAGCAAGGAGGTATGGGTTTTCGTGATGTTCACAGTTTCAATTTGGCAATGCTGGCAAAACAGTGTTGGAGGTTGATTGAGAACAATGAATTATTGTGTGCTAGAGTGTTGAGAGCTAGATATTACCCCAGTGGGGATATTCTTAACTATGAATTAAAAAAAGGATCATCGTATGTATGGCGGAGTATAACGGCAGGGATCCAAACCTTCAAGAAGGGATGCATTTGGAGAGTAGGAGATGGTGCAAAAATAGATATTTTGAGTGATTGTTGGATCCCAAGCAGTGCATCAAGGAAAGTGGTGACAATAAGGGGTAATCAACTATTGTCAAAAGTGAATGATCTTATAAACCGAGTTACGGGGGAGTGGGATGAACAACTTATCCGCGACAACTTTTGGCATATTGATGCAGAGCATATTCTGCAGGTTCCACTACACCATCAGGTAATGGAGGATTATGTTGCATGGCACCTTACAAAAAGCGGGATTTTCTCAGTACGGTCAGCCTACTACAGAGAACGGAAGGATACATACAATGATAGCACTAGTCTGAGTCGCCATGgtggttcccggccacacccggtaTGGAGGAAAATTTGGAGTCTAAGATTGCTGGGAAAAAATAAGACCTTTCTATGGAGATGTCTACATAATGATATTCCTTGTTTTTGTGTTCTTGCAAACCGTCACATTGGCAGTATTTTTCAATGCCCAATTTACAAAGCAGGAGCAGAAGATATCAAGCATGCTTTATTTAACTGCGTGAGAGCAAAGGCAGTATGGGCTGCCCTTGGGATTGAGAGGGTCGTACATGATGCGTCGCTTGTTAATCGCTCGGGTTTCGGCGTGCCGGAATTTCTCTTATGTGATCAATCGACGCAACACAATTATGATGACTCGATAGAGCTTCCAGAGTTGATAGCTACATCGAACTGGTTCGTATGGTGGCAGCGTAGACAGCAGGTCAGAAGGGAGGAAGTGCAGACGTTGTTGCGATCTGCGCTAGTCATCCATGCATTGGCTCTTAACTTCACACAAGTGGCAGTGAAACAAACTACTGCACCTAGACGGAACACATGGCCCATTGTCTTGGCAGCGCAACAAATTCTAAACGTTGATGCGTCTTTTATTGAGGATCTGCATACAGGGTCATGTGGGGCGATAGTTAGAACCCATAGAGGTAATTTAATTGTTGCTTCTACTTCTCGCCTTGAGCATGTGGCAGATGTCGTCTCTGCGGAAGCGGCGGCACTACTTGAAGGTTTAAAGTTACTTCAAAGTATGGGGTGCAATAATGTCTTGGTGAGGATGGATAATTCTGTTGTGGTCGATGCTATACATCTGAATGAGGGACATTCTATGGTGACGGCTTCAGTTTTAGTATTAAGCACTGTAAAACACCCCTTCTTTATGAGTGGATGCACCTCCGGTTACTATTGCTAAATTTTTAGTAGACAATGTAAGCATTATTTGAggttaataaagctagccatgaaggcCTTTCTGTAAAAAAAAAACCTTGTAAACGGGCTAGTAATATTTCAGCACATTGCATATGGTGCAAAGTATGCAGCAGGAAAGCCACCAAGTCATGTAGAACACCTTGTAGCTGGCACCACATCCAACTTGTTAAGTTGACGGATTACGTTGTGTTCAACCCTCTAATTTTAGTGCAAGAGACTTGAGTTCTCAAAGTTCAATATCCGACAGTCAGACGGCATACAACTAGGCAAGGCAGAATAGATTTGACAGTTCCACCAAAGTACTCCAATTCTTTAGTTAGGGTTACATGTAGAGGAATACAAGAGTGCAGGGAGAAAAACAAGCACGCCAATTCATCCACCCAAGTTCACCTTTGTCACAAAATAAGCACCAATCAACAGCGGTGGAGACAAAAATCCAGCGTAAGTCACAAAATTGGCAGACAATCCAGCACCAACAACTATCCAATTTGCCAATCTTCTTTGCATGACACATATGCAGTCCACAAGCATTTCTTTTGCCACCTTACAAACGGCAAACTAGGCTTGAGCTTATTTTATCTCTACTTCCCTTAGGAAGTGCTTGAACTCGTGATTACTTCACCAGTCTCTTCGGGTCCTTACATATGTAATAGACCGGTTGATTTGCTAAGTCAAGACACTATGGACACAAGAACAAGCTGCATCTCACTTCCGCATACATGTAACGGGCCGATGCGCTATCCCAGCAGGGGTGGAACATCAAGATTAGTGGTGGTGTTATGTACAATGGGTATGTACAACTCCTGCGCAGGACTTCAAATCTCGAAACCGCCATTTAATTGCACAGATAAAGATGGCCTTCCAATGTTATTTAGAGGTGTTTCCAACGTGACTACTACTCCAGAACTGCCCACTTGACCGTTCCACTTTGACCGCCCAATCTGCCATATATAGGTGTACAGTTAGAGTGAATGTATAATCGAAGCTACAACCAAACTGTGGTATTAGAAAAgaatcgagcagatgccttgtttcaATGAGGAAAACTTACAGAAAGAGCAGTAAAAGCTGATGGATTTCTTGAGCAGGATAAACCACACATCACATTTAGTTCCTCCTTTAATGAATGGATGACCTCTGCACGTACCCCAGGATCACTTCCTCCAAATGTAGGGCATACACTGTAGAGTAGAATGCCATGAAGAGtgttaaaacaaaaacaaaaatacaaGGATGAgcaaaactaaactaaccccccagcACAGAGGACTTAATTTTAGTCTAATAACACAAGAGGATGTAAGTTGATCAATGGCATCTGCTTAGCAGTCTCTTGGTCACTCAAGGGTAAACGTTAAGAAAAACAGCACTGTCCACCCAGAGGCCCGTagttttagtactccctccgtccggaaatacttgtcagagaaatgaatgtatttagatgtattttaattctagatacatccatttatgccacaagtaattccggacgaagggagtactaaaATGAGCCAGCCATGCAAAAGCAAACATTTAACAAAATCCCTTTAAGCCGATACCATCCAGCATCGAAAGAATTTCTCATGTTCCACAAGATTAATGCATACAAAAAAGAAGCAGCACATAATTATTCTATGTAGTGAGAAAAATAACAATATAATATGCTGCATCAAAGAAAAAAGCTGCAATGAAGCGTGCTTTTAGCATCATATCAACACATCTAAGATAGTAGCAAACATCGCAAAACAATTGTCATTCACATTCTAACTCATTTGACCATATAATATAGGGCAAGATGTAACAACAGAAGGCCCCACAATTATCCAAATGCTTTCAGTGAATTACCTGACTTGTATGCTGGGCCTCACCATAAGACCAGATCTCTTATATGCCAAGGCTTGAGTAACTCCAAGTGAAAGAGATTTGTCAGGCCATTGAAACATAGGAGTGAACCTTGTGCCTCGCTTGTTCTTGAATAAGGAAGAAAAAAATAAGAGTAAGGTTGAAGGTTAACAAAGGTAAAACTTGTGCTAACTAATATTGAAAAAATGCAGTGCAAGAGAATTAAGAGAGAAGTCACTTTGGTTCTTAAGAACATGAAAAGATCACTGTAACAGAATAGATCATAAATATTTGTTCTTGTGTCACAAGAAATGAAAGATAGGACGAATACGGCAATGTGCAAATTTATGTGCAGCTCCCTGTATGATAAAATGTCACCAGACCACATCTGACATGGATAGTGTTTTTGCAAACAAATCACTGTATTATCAATTAATTATTAGAGCAGAATTCCAATCAGACACTGGTCAAATGCTTAGAACTTATAACTTCCCTCTACATACGACTAGCAGAATTTTATTTTCAGAAATGGCAGCAGAAATGCAATCTTCAAGGAGAAGCTCACAACCCATTGGCATTGACTTACAGAAAACAGTACATTTTGATGATACAAATGACCTTACGGGAACTAAGGAAACACTAACCTTGCAAGAGAAGCTCATTCTTGTTTCTCCTGGGAATTTCCCGTGAGCTTGAAGCAACCCACCAAACAACGGAACAAAACCACTCGCTGTTATCCCTTCTCCAGCAACGTACGTTACTTGCCCATTAGGGAACTGTAGATCCATGAAGGACTGTAACAAAAAGATGTCATTCTATTAGATAAAAACCAACTTATAACAATAAATATCCCAACTAAGTTAGCCTGTTAATAATTTTAAAAGCATGGTTAGCACTGTGAATGGCGtagatattttatactccctccgttcagaattacttgtcgcagaaatggatgtatctagacgtatttagttctagatacatccatatccgagacaagtaattccgaacggagggagtagaatgcaaGACTCCTCACCAATTCTACTGGCCAGTGAAAAATGCTGGCACACTAGTTGTGCAGAACAGAACTATTACTCACTGGTTATCAGACGGAATAAAGATCCAAAGAAATCAACTGGACAGGCTTTTCTAGCAAATAACAAGATGTGCAATATCCACTAACCAAAGAACTATGGCAGCATATATGATTCATCCCGCTACTATAATGCAAAGAAAGCACATCGGAAAGCCCAAAGCCCCAAACAGTGCCGATTTCCAACTCAACACATCACAGCACATGAGAATAACTGTAGTACACAGAAACTTTAATAAAAAAACATGCTCATACTTACGCAAGCTACTGGGTTAAGACACATCATCGACATCATCAGCCATCTTCTCTGTTTCGACCAAATAGCTGGGCAGAGGGAATGCACTCCATTCTGCATATGAAACAACCACTTTTCAGTAAAAGATCCAGGATATATAATACGGCGTAGCATATAAGAAAACGAAGAGAACATGAATTTCCATAAAACAAAAGCATGTACCAAATAATGAATGAATGGGTTTAACATATTGGGAGAAGGCGACATAAAGGATATGTACCTTGCGATCATAGCCATACCACAGCAGATGTTGCTTTGACAGATGAACAGGCAATAGGAGTGTTGAGTCACGAACAAATAGCAAAGGCCCCAACTGAACAAGGTAAAGGGGCGAAGTATCGTTTCCAGAAGTTGAACCGCTGCGTGATGCCTCTAGCCTCCACAGGTCTCCACGTGCAACAACAGAACTCTCAATATCATTGTTCCTGGTGTTGTATGTCGCTGACATATTTACGGTACCCTGAACGTTCATCAAGAGAAGAGCAAAGTATTATGTCATGGCATGCCTGCAAAGACGGCTTGGCTCTAAACAAGCAGAGGGATAATAATAAGATTCACATAATACCAACAATTCAAGTCCATCAAAATTCTAAGGTTTAGCTTACATATTCTAGACACTTCAGGGATAATAAGATTGTGATGATTCTAAGATTTTAGTACTTTCAATGGGAGTAAAGCCTGTATTAAGGCTGTGAGATGCAAACATACTGAAACCCACAATAGAACTAGGAGTAGGAAGCAGTTGAATCGTACCTTGGACTTCTTAAAGTTTCCGAGGGTTCCGATTTCGCAGCCATAtccgtcatcatcttcatcgaggtcGTCCCCGCTTCTAACACCACTGACAGTCGACGCGGCAGCGCTTCCAGTGGCCGCGGCCGCAGCGGCGGCGGCCGCCTCGAGAGGGCATCTATCGACGGCCCTCTCCGAGGAGAGGAGGCCGACGGCCCCGTCCGCAGAAGGGGGCGGGTGCAGcttgcggcggcggatctgggcgcCCCGGAAGGGCACGGGCAGCTGGCGCACGGCGTGCTGCACGGCCCCGCCGACGGACGTGCCGATCTCGACGCCGGCCTGGCCGAGCCTGCCGCCGATGTCGAtgacggaggcgacggcggcggtggggaagaagtccttcccgccggcggcggcggcccccCGCGCGGCGCCGAAGGGCACGACGGGGAGGTCGATCTCGAAGGGCATGAGCTTGTGCGAGACGGGCGGCCACGGGAACTGCGGCGGCGCCTGCAGCAGGCCCGTGAAGCCCTGCGCGAGGCGGTCGGCGATGTCCTGGCCGTGCCGCTGCACCCCCTCCCACGCCTCGAAGGAGATCTCCATGCCTCGGGGGGATCCCCTCGGAGCGCAGATTCCGGGCGCGGTCGAAGGGGGTGATGGAATCGGagcggcgagggcggaggcggggcGGGTGGAGGGGGGAGTCGAATGGGGNNNNNNNNNNNNNNNNNNNNNNNNNNNNNNNNNNNNNNNNNNNNNNNNNNNNNNNNNNNNNNNNNNNNNNNNNNNNNNNNNNNNNNNNNNNNNNNNNNNNNNNNNNNNNNNNNNNNNNNNNNNNNNNNNNNNNNNNNNNNNNNNNNNNNNNNNNNNNNNNNNNNNNNNNNNNNNNNNNNNNNNNNNNNNNNNNNNNNNNNNNNNNNNNNNNNNNNNNNNNNNNNNNNNNNNNNNNNNNNNNNNNNNNNNNNNNNNNNNNNNNNNNNNNNNNNNNNNNGGCGACGCCGACGCGTTGATAATAATAGTCGGGCTAGTGGTGAGGGTGGGGGGacggggaggggggaggggatAATGGGGCTTGACCTGGTCGACGTGGATCCACGGGCGCGAGGGGTCACTGGCACCGATTCGGCCGCGTGGCCCCGACGCCGCTTCGGCTCACCGCGCCGGAGTGGATAAGAACGGCCGGCGCCCCGCGACAACCAAACCAACGCCGGGGCGCGCACGCCGACCTGCTCCTGCTTATTCGCCGCTCCGTTTCACTTTcacctctctcttttttttatatatataaaccCGTTTCACTTTCACCTCTGTTGTTGTGAGAGGGGGGGAAAAACCGTGGATAACAGCAATCTGCTGGGGGGATTCGGTCGGTTTTTTTGTTTGGTTTGGCTGGGTTGCGGCTGGGCTAGCGTGTTGGGTTCGGAATAGAATGCCACCGGACCGGGCTTGGGCAGAAATGTTGGTGTTGTCCCCCCGCGTGCCGTGCGGTGCACGCATGCACGCGCGTTGTCTCTCCTGGGTTAGGAGGGCGCGCTCTCGTTGTCTCTCTGGATTGGGTGAAGTCTGAAAAAAACCTTAAACTCATACACCTCGCCGGAATTGAACCTTGACCTTTCAATCCCTGAAATCTGCACCCTATACTCATCAATCCCAGTCAAAATCGACCCCAAACCTGTTTGGTGCACCAGGAAAAAATGATTCCGACCAGGATCAAAGGCTATTCTCACATCTATGCCCATTATCTTCATCCACTGACCAACCATGACAACAAGCCATGGCTGTGTGCAGGTCCTCGTCTCCTCGAGCTCGTAGCCTTGGTGCCCCCATAAAAAATCATGTTCGTCAGGCGCTGTTTGGATGCAGAGGTCGACGGCCTCGGACGTGTGGTACCCGCTGAGCTCGCCACCGGCGAGGAGTACCGACGACATGTCCGGCTACGCCAGCCCGTAGTTTTCGAGCTGCGCCTCACCAGGCCCGTCGAGCGTCCTTTTCGACGACTATGTACTGGTTGGCAGTTGCAA
The Triticum dicoccoides isolate Atlit2015 ecotype Zavitan chromosome 3A, WEW_v2.0, whole genome shotgun sequence genome window above contains:
- the LOC119268942 gene encoding uncharacterized protein LOC119268942 yields the protein MEISFEAWEGVQRHGQDIADRLAQGFTGLLQAPPQFPWPPVSHKLMPFEIDLPVVPFGAARGAAAAGGKDFFPTAAVASVIDIGGRLGQAGVEIGTSVGGAVQHAVRQLPVPFRGAQIRRRKLHPPPSADGAVGLLSSERAVDRCPLEAAAAAAAAATGSAAASTVSGVRSGDDLDEDDDGYGCEIGTLGNFKKSKGTVNMSATYNTRNNDIESSVVARGDLWRLEASRSGSTSGNDTSPLYLVQLGPLLFVRDSTLLLPVHLSKQHLLWYGYDRKNGVHSLCPAIWSKQRRWLMMSMMCLNPVACSFMDLQFPNGQVTYVAGEGITASGFVPLFGGLLQAHGKFPGETRMSFSCKNKRGTRFTPMFQWPDKSLSLGVTQALAYKRSGLMVRPSIQVSVCPTFGGSDPGVRAEVIHSLKEELNVMCGLSCSRNPSAFTALSIGRSKWNGQVGSSGVVVTLETPLNNIGRPSLSVQLNGGFEI